A genomic region of Brevibacillus sp. JNUCC-41 contains the following coding sequences:
- a CDS encoding ABC transporter substrate-binding protein, translating into MKKKKLAGAFLSLTLAAGVLAGCSGSGSSEKTSGDGDTIKIGVNLELSGGVASYGQSIAEGLELATAEINKEGIDGKKIKLIKVDNKSEASEATSGAIKLTSQDKVAAIVGAATSTNSIAQVQIAQDNKVPVISPSGTSPEITFSKDKLNDYIFRTSFIDPFQGTVAANFATKEIKAKSAAIYIDSASDYSKGLAAAFKEQFEKNGGKIVAEEAYIAKDTDFRSTLTRLKSAKPDFIFLPGYYEEAGLIVKQARETGLDVPFMGGDGWDSPKLVEIAGAKALNNTFITNHYSSGDPDEKIQNFVSAFKAKYKDKSPDAFNALGYDTGYFLADAIKRAGSADSEKIKEALEKTADLELVTGTFTLDEKHNPIKSATILEFKEGKQIFNTKINP; encoded by the coding sequence ATGAAAAAGAAAAAGTTAGCAGGTGCATTCCTTTCACTTACACTTGCTGCAGGAGTGCTGGCTGGTTGTTCCGGCTCTGGTTCATCAGAAAAAACAAGCGGGGATGGAGATACGATCAAGATCGGTGTCAACCTTGAATTATCTGGCGGCGTAGCCTCATATGGACAATCGATTGCAGAAGGCCTGGAGCTTGCGACTGCAGAAATCAATAAAGAAGGCATTGACGGTAAAAAAATCAAACTTATAAAAGTCGATAATAAATCTGAAGCGTCTGAAGCGACAAGCGGAGCGATCAAGCTGACATCACAAGATAAGGTTGCAGCGATCGTCGGTGCAGCGACAAGCACGAACTCGATTGCCCAAGTGCAGATTGCCCAAGATAATAAAGTGCCGGTCATCTCACCATCTGGTACAAGCCCTGAAATCACTTTCAGCAAGGATAAATTGAACGATTACATTTTCCGGACAAGCTTCATCGATCCGTTCCAAGGGACGGTAGCTGCGAATTTCGCAACTAAAGAAATCAAAGCGAAAAGTGCAGCCATCTATATTGACAGCGCAAGTGATTATTCAAAAGGGTTAGCAGCAGCTTTTAAAGAACAATTCGAAAAAAATGGCGGAAAGATCGTGGCTGAGGAAGCTTACATTGCGAAGGATACTGATTTCCGTTCTACATTGACTCGTTTGAAATCGGCAAAACCTGACTTCATTTTCCTTCCTGGTTACTATGAGGAAGCTGGCCTGATCGTGAAGCAGGCACGCGAAACTGGACTTGACGTTCCATTCATGGGCGGCGACGGCTGGGATTCTCCTAAGCTAGTTGAAATTGCCGGTGCAAAAGCTCTAAATAACACATTCATCACGAACCATTATTCTTCAGGTGACCCTGATGAGAAAATTCAGAATTTTGTGTCAGCGTTCAAAGCGAAGTACAAAGATAAATCCCCGGATGCATTTAACGCTCTAGGATATGACACAGGATACTTCCTTGCAGACGCGATTAAACGTGCTGGTTCAGCGGATTCAGAAAAAATCAAAGAAGCGCTGGAAAAAACGGCGGACCTTGAGCTTGTAACAGGTACATTCACATTGGATGAAAAACATAATCCAATCAAATCTGCTACGATCCTTGAATTTAAAGAGGGAAAACAAATATTCAACACAAAAATCAATCCTTAA